A single region of the Ignavibacteria bacterium genome encodes:
- a CDS encoding T9SS type A sorting domain-containing protein, with the protein MKNYIFKAAYCTIILFLLNLTAFSQDNWTWLNPKPMGSGINASAYLPGTNILVAVGPYGLILRSTDHGSSWSHIQSNLSANLGTISAVNSTTCFVGGDDATLLKTTDAGLTWNLVAISGVSAAIAQIQFVSSALAFLRVENKIYRSTDTGVNWTVIIDYFDINGSSITTFQAVSENKLLFGTNFGEVFSANLSGGWSWQSSYLFSSDPSPRIVKAIISLGYKVVVLSNSEQLIVSSNSGTDWTPLLRGGTGLSYSSAAFITGSTVVAFTSDERITNSFDGGFSWNTPSEAPSPSVALTNAASNLSRNGIILGSSGIQYNTVDSGQTWTKKTNSITSKNLNSIYTLDRVTIWAAGVGGVIIKSTDGGNSWISLTSGLTDTIKDLKFVSALTGYFVAKNKIYKTTDSGVTWFLNYTASTNIYLNEISALNENEIIVVGSSKNTYYTTNGGISWLNIAVGTAGDLNSIHYSGTSVAYCAGTTGKIFKTADKGNSWSVAVTAVGTINSIWFSTPAIGWAVGNNGKIFKSTNSGGNWDTLTSITYYHLQSVRFSDANNGIIVGNSGTILKTTDGGTTWTKSAQVTDKNLMSAALIDGSTVLVSGNTGTVIKSYNAPLPVELISFTASVRNNTVQLNWETATEVDNYGFEIERKDNSTVWTKIGFVEGHYTSNSPKYYNFSDKPTGSGKYSYRLKQIDNDGEFEYSKEVEVLIDNLPNGYLLEQNYPNPFNPETSIKFVLKENTKATLKVYNLMGELVATLFDGIADAGRYYDIKFTGTNLASGFYIYTLDAGKYRQTRKMILLK; encoded by the coding sequence ATGAAGAACTACATATTTAAGGCTGCTTACTGCACAATAATACTGTTTTTACTTAACTTAACTGCTTTTTCGCAAGACAACTGGACATGGCTAAACCCCAAACCGATGGGGAGTGGTATAAATGCGTCTGCTTATTTACCTGGTACAAATATACTCGTGGCTGTGGGACCGTATGGTTTGATACTGAGATCAACCGATCATGGCAGCTCTTGGAGCCATATCCAGTCAAATCTCTCTGCCAACCTGGGCACAATTTCTGCCGTTAATTCCACAACCTGTTTTGTAGGTGGGGATGACGCCACTCTTCTTAAAACTACAGATGCAGGTCTCACTTGGAATCTTGTCGCGATATCGGGTGTATCGGCGGCGATTGCACAAATCCAATTCGTTTCCTCGGCTTTGGCCTTCTTACGGGTTGAGAATAAGATTTATCGCTCGACTGATACGGGGGTGAATTGGACGGTAATAATCGATTATTTCGACATAAACGGAAGCTCAATTACTACTTTTCAAGCGGTCTCTGAGAATAAATTACTCTTTGGAACAAATTTCGGTGAAGTTTTCTCTGCTAACCTCTCCGGTGGATGGAGCTGGCAAAGTTCTTATCTTTTTTCAAGTGATCCTTCGCCTCGAATTGTAAAGGCTATTATTTCGTTGGGGTACAAAGTTGTAGTATTATCCAATTCCGAGCAACTTATTGTAAGTTCTAACTCAGGAACCGACTGGACTCCCCTCCTAAGAGGAGGTACCGGCCTAAGTTACAGCTCTGCTGCATTCATTACCGGCTCAACTGTTGTAGCGTTCACTTCCGACGAAAGAATTACCAACTCATTTGATGGCGGTTTTAGTTGGAACACTCCTTCCGAAGCACCTTCCCCTTCTGTAGCTTTGACGAATGCTGCCTCAAATCTTTCCAGAAATGGAATTATCCTCGGGTCATCCGGTATTCAATATAATACTGTAGACTCTGGCCAAACATGGACAAAGAAAACAAATTCAATAACATCTAAGAATCTGAATAGTATCTACACTCTGGATAGAGTTACCATCTGGGCGGCGGGAGTGGGTGGGGTTATTATTAAATCTACTGACGGGGGGAACTCTTGGATTTCCCTGACTTCAGGCCTAACCGACACAATTAAAGATTTGAAATTTGTTTCTGCATTAACCGGGTACTTCGTTGCAAAAAACAAAATATATAAAACTACAGACAGTGGTGTTACCTGGTTCCTAAATTATACAGCTTCTACAAATATATATCTAAATGAGATATCAGCCTTAAATGAAAATGAGATAATTGTCGTAGGTTCTTCCAAAAATACATATTATACCACGAATGGTGGAATCAGTTGGTTAAATATTGCGGTTGGAACTGCTGGGGATTTAAATTCAATCCATTATTCTGGGACTTCGGTCGCTTATTGTGCTGGAACTACGGGAAAGATATTCAAAACTGCAGACAAAGGCAATTCCTGGTCTGTCGCGGTAACTGCTGTAGGAACCATCAATTCAATCTGGTTTTCAACTCCTGCTATTGGATGGGCTGTTGGCAATAATGGCAAAATTTTCAAATCAACTAATTCGGGAGGAAATTGGGACACTCTAACTTCTATTACATATTACCATCTCCAATCCGTCCGCTTCTCAGATGCTAACAATGGAATAATCGTTGGTAACAGCGGAACCATTCTCAAAACAACCGATGGAGGAACTACCTGGACTAAATCTGCACAAGTCACCGATAAGAACCTTATGAGTGCAGCACTTATTGACGGTTCAACAGTGCTGGTCTCGGGCAACACGGGCACCGTAATAAAATCCTATAACGCTCCCCTCCCTGTGGAACTGATCTCCTTCACAGCATCCGTAAGAAACAACACAGTTCAACTCAACTGGGAGACAGCAACAGAGGTCGATAACTACGGATTCGAAATTGAGAGGAAAGACAATTCCACCGTCTGGACAAAAATCGGCTTTGTTGAGGGACACTACACTTCCAACTCCCCGAAATATTACAACTTCTCCGACAAGCCGACCGGCTCGGGCAAATATTCCTACCGCCTCAAACAAATCGACAACGATGGTGAATTTGAGTACAGTAAGGAAGTGGAAGTCCTGATCGATAATCTCCCGAATGGATATTTACTCGAACAAAACTATCCGAACCCCTTCAACCCTGAAACATCCATAAAATTTGTGCTAAAAGAGAATACAAAAGCCACACTCAAAGTTTATAATCTTATGGGTGAATTAGTTGCAACCCTTTTTGACGGAATTGCGGACGCCGGCAGATACTACGACATCAAATTCACCGGCACCAATCTTGCATCCGGTTTTTATATCTACACACTCGATGCCGGTAAATATCGCCAAACCCGAAAAATGATACTGTTGAAATGA
- a CDS encoding SDR family NAD(P)-dependent oxidoreductase produces the protein MRILITGGAGFIGSHMAENFSNKGWEVVVLDNFTTGKRENLSHIPQNLKIVEGDIRDTSIVNEVMAGCDAVIHLAALASVPASFKNPVETYEVNFMGTQNVLEAALQHKVKRVTFASSSAVYGDTEILPITEKNPDNPLSPYGLSKLLGEKLCRFYNTAFGLPVVIFRFFNVYGPRQNPFSEYSAVIPKFLSIIKDGGTPVIFGDGEQTRDFIYISDLVHAHERALEETAKEGIRYKVLGINSSVESKTETAKAAENAEESLSDELIPHTSYLIPENNSSNLIPEKNNTLYLIPNTYNLGSGEKTSLNDLIKIISGQLGKEVKPKYDPPRSGDILHSYCEISKINDVLTFKPAITMEKGIEKMLKYYNLAN, from the coding sequence ATGCGTATACTAATCACAGGCGGAGCAGGCTTCATCGGCTCACACATGGCGGAAAACTTCTCAAACAAGGGGTGGGAAGTGGTGGTACTCGACAATTTTACCACAGGGAAACGCGAAAACCTCTCGCACATCCCGCAAAATCTTAAAATAGTGGAAGGCGATATCCGCGACACCTCCATCGTAAACGAAGTAATGGCAGGATGTGACGCAGTAATTCACCTGGCAGCTTTGGCGTCGGTTCCCGCATCGTTCAAAAATCCCGTTGAAACATACGAAGTCAACTTCATGGGTACCCAAAATGTACTCGAGGCAGCACTTCAACACAAAGTAAAAAGAGTAACATTCGCCTCCTCATCTGCGGTATATGGCGATACGGAAATCCTCCCCATAACCGAGAAAAATCCCGATAACCCCCTTTCACCCTACGGACTTAGCAAACTCCTCGGCGAAAAACTCTGCCGGTTCTACAACACAGCTTTTGGACTCCCCGTCGTTATCTTCCGTTTCTTTAATGTATATGGTCCGAGGCAAAACCCCTTCTCGGAATATTCAGCCGTAATCCCCAAATTCCTCAGCATCATAAAAGACGGCGGCACCCCCGTAATCTTCGGCGACGGCGAGCAAACCAGAGATTTTATATATATATCCGATCTCGTCCATGCACATGAAAGAGCGTTGGAAGAAACCGCAAAGGAAGGTATTAGGTATAAGGTATTAGGTATTAATTCATCTGTGGAATCCAAAACAGAAACCGCAAAGGCCGCAGAGAACGCAGAGGAGTCTTTAAGCGATGAGCTCATACCTCATACCTCATACCTCATACCTGAAAATAATTCTTCAAACCTCATACCTGAAAAAAATAATACCTTATACCTAATACCTAATACCTATAATCTCGGTTCCGGCGAAAAAACCTCCCTGAACGACCTGATAAAAATCATCTCGGGGCAACTTGGAAAGGAAGTCAAACCAAAGTATGACCCCCCCAGATCAGGTGATATACTTCACAGCTATTGTGAAATTTCCAAAATTAACGATGTTTTAACCTTCAAACCCGCCATAACCATGGAAAAGGGGATTGAAAAAATGTTGAAATATTATAACTTAGCAAACTAA
- a CDS encoding WecB/TagA/CpsF family glycosyltransferase → MIEKLNFHGLAISDFTEEELWSEVDSTILNGKQMVIYWRHIGSPGLMKKTPGLLEITNNFDLILIDGRGLYLFMKLMRQKLKTELYTSWFTLELLKKAAKNNYSVMILGATEEANRAATSNIRSQYQVKTVYPGINGYFTHDEEDSIVERINKFAPDILLVGISTPKKELFAHNHRHHLNVRIIHLCGGMVDVIAGKTKITPKWIKKLGLAWLYRIIQEPRRLLLPVLSMMWEGFKFAVKIILKIE, encoded by the coding sequence ATGATAGAAAAACTCAACTTCCATGGCCTCGCCATCTCCGATTTCACCGAAGAAGAACTTTGGTCAGAAGTGGATTCGACCATTCTGAATGGAAAGCAGATGGTGATTTATTGGAGACACATCGGTTCACCCGGTCTTATGAAGAAAACACCCGGACTCCTCGAAATTACCAACAACTTTGATCTTATCCTCATCGATGGCAGGGGACTTTATCTCTTCATGAAATTGATGAGACAGAAGTTGAAAACGGAACTCTACACTTCCTGGTTTACTCTGGAATTATTAAAAAAAGCTGCGAAAAACAACTATTCGGTTATGATCTTGGGAGCGACAGAAGAAGCAAACCGTGCCGCCACTTCAAACATTCGAAGTCAATATCAGGTAAAAACAGTCTACCCGGGAATCAACGGCTACTTCACCCATGATGAAGAAGACTCGATTGTGGAGAGGATCAACAAGTTCGCCCCCGATATCCTCCTCGTTGGTATCTCCACCCCTAAAAAAGAACTATTCGCCCATAACCACCGGCACCACCTCAATGTAAGAATTATCCACCTCTGCGGTGGAATGGTAGATGTAATCGCCGGAAAAACCAAAATAACCCCTAAATGGATCAAAAAACTAGGACTTGCCTGGCTATATCGAATAATTCAGGAACCCCGACGACTCCTCCTTCCCGTCCTCTCAATGATGTGGGAAGGCTTCAAATTTGCCGTTAAAATCATCTTAAAAATTGAATAA
- a CDS encoding polysaccharide biosynthesis protein: MTDFLKDKRILITGGTGSFGNAFVTRALNGNDPKEIIIFSRDEKKQHDMRNKFKHDKRLSFIIGDVRDRESVFYVMKGVDYTFHAAALKQVPTGEFFPFDMVKTNVIGSRNVLDAAEHWNINKIVVLSTDKAVYPINAMGMSKAMMEKLMLAKARAKYSDTVFCGVRYGNVMYSRGSVLPLFVEQIGRNLPFTVTDLNMTRYLLPLPIAIELVLFALEHGENGDILVRKSPAATVTDMAEAMKKIFNYDKGVKSIGIREGEKMHETLVTREELMKAVEYDDYYRVKNLMQLDYDKYFEEGESTQLPAEGYTSENTYRLSLQETIDLISGLDEIKAALAGKQVEVV, translated from the coding sequence ATGACAGATTTTTTAAAAGATAAAAGAATCCTTATTACAGGTGGAACAGGCTCATTTGGGAACGCATTTGTTACCAGGGCACTAAACGGGAATGACCCCAAAGAAATTATCATCTTCAGTCGTGATGAAAAAAAACAACACGATATGAGAAACAAATTCAAACACGACAAAAGGCTTTCGTTTATCATCGGAGATGTTCGCGACAGGGAATCCGTGTTCTATGTGATGAAGGGTGTCGATTATACTTTCCATGCCGCAGCACTTAAACAAGTTCCGACGGGTGAGTTCTTCCCATTTGACATGGTTAAAACCAATGTGATCGGTTCCCGTAATGTGTTAGACGCTGCCGAGCATTGGAACATAAATAAAATCGTGGTGCTAAGTACAGATAAAGCGGTTTATCCCATAAATGCAATGGGAATGTCCAAAGCGATGATGGAAAAACTGATGCTCGCCAAAGCAAGGGCAAAATATTCTGATACAGTTTTTTGCGGAGTCAGGTACGGTAATGTTATGTATTCAAGGGGTTCGGTTCTTCCGCTTTTTGTTGAACAGATCGGCCGAAACCTTCCTTTTACGGTGACGGACTTGAATATGACGAGATATTTGCTTCCTTTGCCGATTGCAATCGAGCTCGTTTTGTTTGCGCTTGAACATGGTGAAAACGGTGATATCCTTGTCAGAAAATCTCCGGCTGCAACCGTAACAGATATGGCCGAAGCTATGAAGAAGATTTTCAACTACGACAAAGGTGTAAAGTCAATCGGCATCCGTGAAGGCGAAAAAATGCATGAGACTCTCGTTACGCGAGAAGAACTCATGAAAGCCGTGGAGTATGATGACTATTATCGAGTAAAAAATTTGATGCAACTCGACTACGATAAATATTTCGAAGAAGGTGAATCAACACAGTTACCTGCTGAGGGTTATACTTCCGAAAACACCTATAGACTCTCTTTGCAGGAAACAATCGATTTGATCAGTGGTCTTGATGAAATCAAAGCGGCTCTCGCCGGTAAACAAGTGGAAGTAGTCTAA
- the wecB gene encoding UDP-N-acetylglucosamine 2-epimerase (non-hydrolyzing), with translation MRKLKVLTIVGTRPEIIRLSSVLKAFDKTFDHVLAHTGQNYDYELNEIFFDDLGLRKPDHFMNSDVSSLGATIGDIFKRTEEVLKSEKPDAMVVLGDTNSCLSAYMAKRLRVPIYHMEAGNRCFDLNVPEEINRKVIDNLADFNLVYTEHARRNLLSEGFPSRRIYLTGSPMNEVINDNLTKIQGSKILELLSLKPKEYFLVSVHREENIDNIDNLNQILHGLSKLAVSSGNPVIVSTHPRTQKRLDSISNTDLPGNIIFMKPFGFSDYVNLQMNAKCTISDSGTISEESSILGFPAITIRNAMERPEALDTGSIILSGLNAENVLRSIEFVINNHHSKTDCPVDYQITNTSERVVKLILGTAGLSNMWNGIRGVKSIN, from the coding sequence ATTAGAAAACTTAAGGTATTAACCATAGTCGGAACGCGACCTGAAATCATAAGGTTGTCAAGTGTCCTTAAGGCATTTGACAAGACTTTCGATCATGTTCTCGCACATACAGGCCAAAACTACGATTATGAACTTAATGAGATATTCTTTGATGATTTGGGTTTAAGAAAGCCCGATCATTTTATGAACTCTGATGTTTCGTCTCTTGGTGCAACCATCGGGGATATATTCAAAAGAACAGAGGAAGTTCTAAAATCTGAAAAACCCGATGCAATGGTAGTTTTGGGCGATACAAATTCCTGCCTTTCAGCTTATATGGCTAAAAGACTCAGAGTGCCGATTTACCATATGGAAGCGGGGAACAGGTGTTTTGATCTCAATGTCCCTGAAGAAATAAATCGAAAAGTGATCGATAACCTTGCTGATTTTAATCTGGTATATACCGAACATGCGAGACGAAATCTCCTGTCGGAGGGATTCCCAAGCAGAAGAATTTATCTGACGGGATCACCTATGAATGAAGTGATCAATGATAATCTTACAAAGATTCAAGGTTCAAAAATTCTGGAACTGCTGTCGCTCAAACCAAAAGAATATTTTTTGGTCTCGGTGCATAGGGAAGAAAACATAGATAATATCGACAATCTAAATCAGATATTACATGGTCTCTCGAAGCTCGCAGTTTCTTCCGGAAATCCTGTAATTGTCAGCACACACCCGCGAACCCAAAAAAGATTGGATTCTATATCAAATACAGATTTACCGGGGAACATAATATTCATGAAACCTTTTGGATTCTCGGATTATGTTAATTTACAAATGAATGCAAAATGTACTATCTCTGATTCCGGAACCATTTCAGAAGAGTCCTCAATTCTTGGTTTCCCGGCAATTACAATCAGGAATGCAATGGAAAGACCCGAGGCACTGGATACAGGCAGCATTATTTTGTCAGGCCTAAACGCTGAAAATGTTTTAAGAAGCATTGAATTTGTGATAAATAATCATCATTCAAAAACTGATTGCCCCGTTGATTATCAGATTACAAACACTTCAGAGAGAGTTGTGAAACTTATACTGGGAACCGCGGGGTTGTCGAACATGTGGAATGGCATAAGAGGGGTGAAATCTATAAATTGA
- a CDS encoding nucleotide sugar dehydrogenase, translated as MSDYNTELLKKIENRTLVIGVIGLGYVGLPLAVEFGRQFPVIGFDINTKRVEELKKGEDRTLEVDSEELAEAKHLVYSYDKEELRNVDVFIVTVPTPVDDYKIPDLTPLVKASETVGGVIKPGAVVVYESTVYPGCTEEDCIPVIEKFSGLHFNKDFFAGYSPERINPGDKEHRVSTIKKVVSGSTPEIAHTVNELYKTVIKAGTHLSSSIKVAEAAKVIENTQRDINIAFVNELSMLFTKMGIDTVEVLEAAGTKWNFLPFRPGLVGGHCIGVDPYYLTHKAVNIGYHPEIILAGRRINDGMGAFIASQFVKLLIKGGYKIQGSKVLVLGITFKENCPDIRNSKVIDIIRELKEFGCAVEVCDPLADAEEVRHEYGVDLTTCENFNTTEYDGMILAVAHDEFKAIDVPALKARNIVLYDVKSFFDKEFVDERL; from the coding sequence ATGTCAGACTACAACACAGAACTCCTTAAAAAAATAGAGAACAGAACACTCGTCATCGGGGTAATAGGGCTCGGCTATGTCGGCCTCCCCCTCGCAGTCGAGTTTGGCAGGCAATTTCCCGTAATTGGCTTCGATATCAACACAAAACGCGTTGAAGAGCTCAAAAAAGGTGAGGACAGAACCCTTGAAGTGGATTCTGAAGAACTTGCCGAAGCTAAACATCTGGTCTATTCATACGACAAAGAAGAACTCCGCAATGTGGATGTCTTCATAGTTACTGTTCCCACACCCGTGGATGATTACAAAATTCCCGACCTCACCCCCCTCGTAAAGGCTAGTGAAACAGTCGGAGGTGTAATAAAACCCGGTGCCGTTGTGGTCTATGAATCAACCGTGTATCCCGGCTGCACAGAAGAAGATTGTATCCCCGTAATCGAAAAATTCAGCGGGCTGCACTTCAACAAAGATTTCTTCGCAGGCTACAGCCCCGAAAGAATCAACCCGGGTGACAAGGAACACCGCGTAAGCACAATCAAGAAAGTGGTTAGCGGAAGTACACCCGAAATTGCGCATACAGTAAACGAACTTTATAAAACCGTAATAAAAGCCGGCACACACCTTTCATCCTCGATCAAGGTGGCTGAAGCCGCAAAAGTAATTGAAAACACACAGCGCGACATCAATATCGCATTTGTGAACGAACTCTCGATGCTCTTTACCAAAATGGGAATTGATACCGTCGAAGTTCTTGAAGCTGCAGGAACGAAGTGGAACTTTCTCCCCTTCCGCCCCGGACTTGTAGGTGGCCACTGCATCGGTGTAGATCCATACTATCTCACCCATAAAGCAGTAAATATCGGCTATCACCCCGAAATTATCCTCGCAGGAAGAAGAATAAACGACGGAATGGGCGCATTCATCGCTTCCCAGTTTGTAAAACTCCTCATAAAAGGGGGCTACAAAATCCAGGGAAGCAAGGTACTCGTTTTGGGTATTACATTTAAAGAAAATTGTCCCGATATTCGTAACTCAAAAGTGATAGACATTATAAGAGAACTCAAAGAATTCGGATGCGCAGTCGAAGTATGTGATCCCCTCGCAGATGCCGAAGAAGTAAGACACGAATACGGAGTCGATCTCACAACATGCGAAAATTTCAACACCACCGAATACGATGGTATGATCCTCGCAGTTGCCCATGACGAATTCAAAGCCATAGATGTCCCTGCCCTCAAAGCAAGGAACATAGTCCTCTACGATGTCAAATCCTTCTTCGACAAAGAATTTGTAGATGAGCGACTTTAA
- a CDS encoding SDR family oxidoreductase, whose protein sequence is MKFLVTGGAGFIGSNIVLELLKQGHSVRVLDNFSTGRRRNLLGLENDIEIIEGDIRSYHTVVQAVRGVEAILHQAALPSVPRSINDPISTNDVNVGGTLNLLDAARGSGVRRVVFASSSSVYGDTPELPKHEGMTPNPMSPYAVSKLTGEYYMKVFHRLYGLETIALRYFNVFGPNQDPTSQYSAVIPKFITAMKEDRQPVIYGDGTQSRDFTFVSNVVNANLLAATKQLDEYGLVMNIACHERISLNELIEELNKVLDKNIKPVYESARPGDVKHSFAAIGLIKEKLGFEVGVRFSGGLKLVVQNFEG, encoded by the coding sequence ATGAAGTTTCTCGTAACAGGTGGTGCCGGGTTTATCGGCTCAAACATCGTTCTCGAGCTTCTAAAGCAAGGGCACAGCGTCCGTGTACTCGATAATTTCTCCACGGGGCGCCGCAGAAACCTCCTCGGACTTGAGAACGACATAGAAATTATAGAAGGTGATATCCGCAGCTACCACACAGTGGTTCAGGCAGTACGCGGTGTTGAAGCTATTCTTCACCAGGCGGCACTTCCTTCCGTTCCCAGATCGATAAACGACCCGATCTCAACAAACGATGTGAATGTCGGCGGAACATTAAATCTCCTCGACGCAGCACGCGGTTCTGGAGTAAGAAGAGTGGTTTTTGCCTCCTCTTCATCAGTTTACGGCGATACACCCGAATTGCCAAAACACGAGGGAATGACACCAAATCCGATGTCCCCTTATGCAGTTTCAAAACTTACGGGTGAATATTACATGAAAGTCTTTCACCGCCTCTATGGTCTCGAGACAATTGCCCTCAGATATTTTAATGTATTTGGCCCAAATCAGGATCCCACATCACAATACTCGGCGGTAATCCCGAAATTCATAACCGCGATGAAAGAAGACCGTCAACCCGTTATCTACGGTGACGGCACACAAAGTAGAGATTTTACTTTCGTCTCAAATGTAGTTAACGCGAACCTTCTCGCTGCCACAAAACAATTGGACGAATACGGACTCGTGATGAACATCGCCTGCCACGAACGAATCTCCCTAAACGAACTCATCGAGGAGCTCAACAAAGTCCTCGACAAAAACATAAAACCCGTTTACGAATCCGCCAGACCGGGAGATGTGAAACACTCTTTTGCAGCTATTGGCTTGATTAAGGAGAAGCTAGGGTTTGAGGTGGGGGTAAGGTTTAGTGGTGGTTTGAAATTAGTAGTTCAAAATTTTGAAGGTTAA
- a CDS encoding NAD-dependent epimerase/dehydratase family protein yields the protein MIRVGITGSDGFMGQNLLRFLQSKKDEIQVIDFDVEWFDQFDDMCAFVEQCDVIVHLAGVNRHEDEKYLHDRNIYLAKILCDAADKVNRCPDIVFSSSTQEHLNNNYGNAKKEARLLLADWCQRKGSNFTGLIIPNVYGPFGRPFYNSFIATFCHLLANGKQPEIQIDRSVGLIYVFEVIEEIYRFIAEPKNNSELELGFTAEYKVSEVLEKLNLFSEIYVKEARIPDLKSRFDITLFNTFRTYLMPDFYPFSLVKKVDNRGFLTEIIKENTGGQVFYSLTKPGIVRGNHYHTNKIERFCVLQGEALIKLRRICDDEIIEYKVSGENPVIVDMPIYYTHNIQNTGSSDLLTLFWSNEIFDPENPDTIFEEV from the coding sequence ATGATCAGGGTTGGAATAACCGGTTCTGACGGATTTATGGGGCAAAACCTGCTTCGTTTTTTACAAAGCAAAAAAGACGAGATTCAGGTTATCGATTTTGATGTTGAGTGGTTCGATCAATTTGATGATATGTGCGCTTTTGTGGAACAATGCGATGTAATTGTTCACCTCGCAGGAGTAAACCGTCATGAAGACGAAAAATATCTTCACGATCGGAATATTTATCTGGCTAAAATCCTTTGCGATGCAGCAGATAAAGTAAACCGGTGTCCCGATATCGTTTTTTCTTCGAGCACTCAGGAACATCTCAATAACAACTACGGGAATGCGAAAAAAGAAGCTCGTCTGCTGTTGGCAGATTGGTGTCAAAGAAAAGGATCCAACTTTACAGGACTGATAATTCCCAATGTTTATGGTCCTTTCGGAAGACCATTTTATAACTCGTTTATTGCCACATTTTGTCACCTTTTGGCAAATGGAAAGCAACCTGAAATTCAAATTGACAGGTCGGTCGGGCTTATATATGTGTTTGAGGTTATCGAAGAAATTTACAGATTCATTGCAGAACCGAAAAATAATTCTGAACTTGAACTTGGGTTTACCGCAGAGTATAAAGTTTCTGAAGTGTTGGAAAAACTGAATTTGTTTTCGGAGATATATGTAAAAGAGGCAAGAATTCCCGACTTAAAAAGCAGGTTTGATATTACTCTTTTTAACACCTTCAGGACATATCTGATGCCTGATTTTTACCCTTTCAGTCTTGTTAAAAAAGTTGACAATAGAGGATTTCTTACCGAAATTATTAAAGAAAACACCGGCGGGCAGGTCTTCTACTCTCTTACGAAGCCGGGTATTGTGAGAGGAAATCATTATCACACAAACAAAATTGAAAGATTTTGTGTCCTTCAAGGTGAGGCTCTTATCAAGTTGAGAAGAATTTGTGATGACGAAATTATTGAGTACAAAGTTTCAGGCGAAAATCCTGTGATTGTTGATATGCCAATTTATTATACACACAATATCCAAAACACAGGGTCATCTGACCTTTTAACTCTGTTTTGGAGCAATGAAATTTTCGATCCGGAAAACCCGGACACAATTTTTGAAGAAGTATAA
- the rfbF gene encoding glucose-1-phosphate cytidylyltransferase — MKVVILAGGLGTRLSEETSLKPKPMVEIGGKPILWHIMKIYSHYGFNEFIICLGYKGYIIKEFFANYFLHESDVTFDLTKNQMEIHNNTAEPWKVTLIDTGQDTMTGGRLLRVKDYIDTDTFMLTYGDGVSDVNISKLVEFHTMHNKVATVTAAQPSGRFGALKIESNNSVSSFKEKPSGDGSWVNAGFFVLNTKVFDYLTDDTTIFEQNPLQNLANDGHLRAFKHSGFWMPMDKLSDKIDLEKMWISNNAPWKLWY, encoded by the coding sequence TTGAAAGTTGTAATTCTAGCCGGTGGACTCGGCACCAGATTGAGTGAAGAAACATCTCTTAAGCCCAAACCTATGGTGGAGATAGGTGGTAAGCCTATCCTATGGCACATAATGAAAATTTATTCGCATTATGGATTTAATGAGTTTATTATTTGTTTAGGTTACAAGGGCTATATTATTAAAGAGTTTTTTGCCAATTACTTCCTCCATGAGTCAGATGTTACATTCGATCTAACTAAAAACCAAATGGAAATTCATAATAACACAGCCGAACCTTGGAAGGTAACTCTGATTGATACCGGACAAGATACTATGACCGGGGGAAGATTGTTGAGAGTTAAAGACTATATCGACACTGACACTTTTATGTTGACTTATGGCGATGGTGTTTCCGATGTTAATATTTCAAAGTTGGTTGAATTCCATACCATGCATAATAAAGTTGCAACAGTAACTGCTGCCCAACCATCCGGTAGATTTGGTGCTCTTAAGATCGAATCAAATAATTCTGTTAGCAGTTTCAAAGAAAAACCATCCGGTGATGGATCATGGGTGAATGCCGGTTTTTTTGTACTTAACACAAAGGTTTTTGATTATTTAACTGATGATACTACTATTTTTGAACAAAATCCTCTTCAAAACTTGGCAAATGATGGCCATTTAAGAGCTTTTAAGCACAGTGGTTTTTGGATGCCTATGGACAAATTGTCTGATAAAATTGATCTTGAAAAAATGTGGATAAGTAATAACGCTCCTTGGAAGTTATGGTATTGA